One window of the Roseovarius sp. THAF9 genome contains the following:
- a CDS encoding M24 family metallopeptidase, producing the protein MKDLPFTPVEYDRRLKRARAAMEERGLDAVFITDPSNQNWLTGYDGWSFYVHQGAILTMDGPPLWWGRHMDMLGGRRTCWMEHDFILGYGDHFVQSTERHPMQDLAEVLKRYGLETATIGVEMENYYYSAKAHAVLCAEMPNAKIVDATTLVNWQRIVKSEEELVLIRKAARISEKVMRTAIDMAEPGLRKNDLVANILKAGIEGVDDDWGDYPAIMPLTPSGLDATAAHLTWNGNPMQAGEATFFELSGCYRRYHAPLCRTVFLGGEPPQDIRDAEKAQLEGIEAGLDAARPGNRTCDIAQALLDVLAKYEIKREGRMGYPVGVSYPPDWGERTASIRLEDETVLEPGMVFHFMPALWMDTWGLETTETILINEDGPAECLCNMPRQMFVKD; encoded by the coding sequence ATGAAAGACCTGCCCTTTACCCCTGTCGAGTACGACCGCCGACTGAAGCGGGCTCGTGCCGCGATGGAAGAGCGCGGCCTCGATGCCGTTTTCATCACCGATCCCTCGAACCAGAACTGGCTTACCGGATATGACGGATGGTCCTTCTACGTTCACCAGGGGGCGATCCTGACGATGGACGGCCCACCCCTGTGGTGGGGCCGCCACATGGACATGCTGGGGGGGCGCAGGACCTGTTGGATGGAGCACGATTTCATCCTTGGATATGGCGACCATTTCGTGCAGTCGACCGAGCGCCATCCAATGCAAGATCTGGCAGAAGTGCTCAAGCGTTACGGGCTTGAGACCGCGACGATCGGGGTGGAAATGGAGAACTATTACTACTCGGCCAAGGCCCATGCTGTGCTCTGCGCCGAGATGCCGAATGCCAAGATCGTCGACGCCACAACGCTGGTGAACTGGCAGCGCATCGTCAAATCGGAAGAGGAGCTGGTGTTGATCCGCAAGGCCGCCCGTATCTCGGAGAAAGTGATGCGCACCGCCATCGACATGGCTGAGCCGGGGCTGCGCAAGAACGACCTTGTGGCGAACATCCTGAAGGCCGGGATCGAGGGCGTGGATGACGACTGGGGCGATTATCCGGCGATCATGCCGCTGACGCCCTCGGGCCTTGATGCGACGGCCGCGCACCTGACGTGGAACGGCAACCCGATGCAGGCCGGCGAGGCGACTTTCTTTGAACTTTCAGGATGTTATCGGCGTTATCACGCACCTCTTTGCCGGACGGTCTTCTTGGGGGGCGAGCCACCGCAGGACATTCGCGACGCAGAGAAAGCGCAGTTGGAAGGCATCGAGGCAGGGCTGGACGCGGCGCGGCCCGGCAACCGCACCTGCGATATAGCGCAGGCCCTGCTGGACGTGCTCGCCAAGTACGAGATCAAGCGCGAAGGGCGCATGGGTTACCCTGTCGGCGTCAGTTATCCGCCCGACTGGGGCGAGCGGACGGCGTCGATCCGGCTGGAGGACGAGACGGTGCTGGAGCCCGGCATGGTGTTCCACTTCATGCCCGCCCTCTGGATGGATACTTGGGGTCTGGAGACGACCGAGACGATCCTCATCAACGAGGACGGACCGGCGGAATGCCTGTGCAACATGCCCCGGCAGATGTTCGTCAAGGACTGA
- a CDS encoding ABC transporter ATP-binding protein produces the protein MTEAQASDAFVAFDRVQKSYDGETLVVKDLNLSMPKGEFLTMLGPSGSGKTTCLMMLAGFETATHGRILLDGVSINDIPPHKRGIGMVFQNYALFPHMTVAENLSFPLEVRKIGKSDREAKVKRALDMVQMGDFGGRRPAQLSGGQQQRIALARALVFEPELVLMDEPLGALDKQLREHMQFEITKLAHDLGITTVYVTHDQTEALTMSDRVAVFDDGRIQQLAPPDELYESPQNSFVAQFIGENNTLEGTVKEIEGGLAQVQLDDGGIIDCKPVNVSEVGERTRVSIRPERVEFDKKRLKEGTHTIKAEVLEFIYMGDIFRTRLSVAGNDNFVIKSRNAPDQTKLTPGETIEIGWLPEDCRALDAN, from the coding sequence TTGACCGAAGCGCAAGCGAGCGATGCGTTCGTCGCATTTGATCGCGTTCAGAAAAGCTACGACGGCGAGACGCTGGTCGTTAAGGATCTGAACCTTTCCATGCCCAAGGGCGAGTTCCTGACGATGCTGGGGCCGTCCGGGTCGGGCAAGACCACCTGCCTGATGATGCTGGCGGGGTTTGAAACCGCCACCCACGGCCGCATTCTGCTTGATGGCGTTTCCATCAACGATATCCCGCCGCACAAACGTGGCATCGGCATGGTGTTCCAGAACTACGCCCTTTTTCCGCATATGACCGTGGCCGAGAACCTGTCCTTCCCGCTGGAAGTCCGCAAGATCGGCAAGTCCGACCGCGAGGCCAAGGTCAAGCGGGCGCTGGACATGGTCCAGATGGGTGACTTTGGCGGCCGTCGCCCGGCGCAGCTTTCGGGCGGTCAGCAACAGCGGATCGCGCTGGCCCGCGCTCTGGTGTTCGAGCCCGAACTGGTGCTTATGGACGAACCGCTGGGCGCGCTCGACAAGCAGCTGCGCGAACACATGCAGTTCGAGATCACCAAGCTGGCGCATGATCTTGGTATCACCACCGTCTACGTGACGCACGACCAGACCGAGGCACTGACCATGTCGGACCGCGTTGCGGTGTTCGACGATGGCCGCATCCAGCAGCTTGCGCCGCCGGACGAGCTTTACGAAAGCCCGCAGAACAGCTTCGTTGCGCAGTTCATCGGCGAGAACAACACGCTGGAAGGTACTGTAAAGGAGATCGAGGGGGGGCTCGCGCAGGTGCAGCTGGACGATGGAGGGATCATCGATTGCAAGCCCGTCAATGTCAGCGAAGTGGGCGAGCGTACCCGCGTCTCTATCCGGCCGGAACGTGTAGAGTTCGACAAGAAACGCCTCAAGGAAGGCACTCATACGATCAAGGCCGAAGTGCTGGAATTCATCTATATGGGTGACATCTTCCGCACGCGCCTCAGCGTGGCAGGCAACGACAATTTCGTAATCAAATCGCGGAACGCGCCGGACCAGACGAAGCTTACCCCGGGTGAGACGATCGAGATCGGCTGGCTGCCCGAAGATTGCCGCGCGCTGGATGCGAACTAG